The Flavobacterium praedii genome window below encodes:
- a CDS encoding TonB-dependent receptor, whose protein sequence is MKKITLLFFLLNATFLLAQKEISGVVKDKTGTPLPGVNVQEKGTKNGVSTDSEGSYKLTVNEGATIIFSYIGYTTVAKPANAKIIDIELEEDNAGQKLDEVVVTGTRTAPRSNTTSALPIDILSSKDLAATGQATFDKALQYKIPSFNTVQTPVNDATSLLDPYEIRNMGPSRTLILINGKRKNLSSLLYVQTSPGRGETGADISAIPTDAIERVEILRDGASAQYGSDAIAGVMNIILKKNSTDGSVTLRTGITAEGDGEMLGITINNGTTVGDNGFLNYTIDFSKVKLANRPGTVDAEGDFNDFLKVNPDSSSSYINDDNTLGGTDLTGLSDAQIETVFDGYKGSPDYNTKLATINQGNIDGKKSVDDFLKEKPDGGNINGSPETAAAKFSINGGNDINETTQMYYNAAYVYKKVSSFANYRTPYWRSIKNPFENTSIPNWGIGSTYPTYLKDFFSNGSAAAYRGYVPTFVGDLNDYNATLGFKTTKNGWNTDVSITTGGNSQTYTVENSQNRSGIIDPDTGENVYQENSPITFKPGGTSFNHIVGNIDISKTLSDHISIGFGSEFRTETFGVQAGDLASYDGLGADSFAGNRPENSGKWNRYNLGLYLDVAYDVTKDFLINGTVRYEDYSDFGDATVWKLSSRYKFLDDKVTLRGSLSTGFRAPTLHQIYTQKSQYSFVPGQGIQVSGIINNVSPQARQLDIPELSPEKSTNITVGLGSKPFRNFNFTLDYYNIKVEDRIVLGDKQNTKFGTVAWFSNSFDSRTSGLDVVMNYNNLGIGSGKLGLALSGNVTFQNKRISGIRPGDSFSPTLDALMFTSRPETKWILGANYEIGKFGFSLNNTYFGKTTFHQDGLSDGLNTQFIPKIVTDLGINFSATDKLTIAFNVNNIFNVLPEWEFITADGKTFSKNDPSLKTANNLITFNGRYDTTTYDGSHFSQLGTMLNLSLNYKF, encoded by the coding sequence ATGAAAAAAATCACACTGCTATTCTTTTTATTAAATGCTACTTTCCTGCTAGCTCAAAAAGAAATTTCTGGAGTTGTAAAAGACAAAACAGGAACACCACTACCAGGCGTTAATGTACAGGAAAAAGGAACAAAAAATGGAGTTTCTACTGATTCAGAAGGAAGCTACAAACTAACGGTAAACGAAGGAGCCACCATAATCTTTAGTTATATAGGATATACAACGGTTGCCAAGCCTGCAAACGCAAAAATTATAGATATTGAACTGGAAGAAGACAATGCTGGCCAAAAACTGGATGAAGTTGTTGTAACAGGAACTCGTACTGCCCCTAGAAGTAATACAACGAGTGCTTTACCAATTGATATTTTATCTTCAAAGGATTTAGCAGCAACAGGCCAAGCAACATTTGATAAGGCATTACAATATAAGATTCCATCCTTTAATACAGTTCAAACTCCAGTAAATGATGCAACATCATTATTAGATCCGTATGAAATTAGAAATATGGGGCCTAGTAGAACTCTAATCTTAATTAACGGCAAACGTAAAAATTTAAGTTCATTATTGTATGTTCAAACCTCTCCAGGTCGTGGTGAAACAGGTGCAGATATTTCCGCCATTCCTACAGACGCCATCGAAAGAGTTGAGATTCTAAGAGATGGAGCTTCTGCTCAATACGGATCAGATGCAATCGCTGGTGTAATGAACATTATTTTAAAAAAGAATAGCACAGATGGATCTGTTACTTTACGAACAGGTATTACAGCTGAAGGAGATGGTGAAATGCTTGGAATAACAATAAATAATGGTACTACTGTAGGGGATAATGGTTTTTTAAATTACACTATCGATTTCTCTAAAGTTAAGTTAGCCAATAGACCAGGAACAGTTGATGCTGAGGGCGATTTCAACGATTTCTTAAAAGTAAATCCGGATAGTTCTTCTAGCTATATAAATGATGACAATACACTAGGTGGGACAGATTTAACTGGATTAAGTGATGCGCAAATAGAAACTGTTTTTGATGGATACAAAGGATCTCCAGATTACAATACTAAATTAGCTACAATCAATCAAGGTAATATAGACGGAAAAAAATCAGTAGATGATTTTCTAAAAGAAAAACCAGACGGCGGAAATATAAATGGTTCACCTGAGACAGCAGCTGCAAAATTCTCTATAAATGGTGGAAATGACATAAATGAAACTACTCAAATGTATTATAATGCTGCTTATGTTTATAAAAAAGTTAGCTCATTTGCAAACTATAGAACTCCATATTGGAGATCTATTAAAAATCCTTTTGAAAATACAAGTATCCCAAATTGGGGAATTGGATCAACTTATCCTACTTACTTAAAAGACTTTTTTAGTAATGGTTCTGCTGCAGCATATAGAGGTTATGTACCTACTTTTGTTGGAGATTTAAATGACTACAATGCGACTTTAGGTTTCAAAACTACAAAAAATGGATGGAATACAGATGTAAGTATAACAACCGGCGGAAACAGTCAAACTTACACAGTCGAAAATTCTCAAAACAGATCTGGAATTATAGATCCTGACACGGGTGAAAATGTTTATCAAGAAAATAGTCCAATTACCTTCAAACCAGGAGGAACTTCATTTAACCATATCGTTGGTAATATCGATATTTCTAAAACACTTTCAGACCACATCAGTATAGGCTTTGGATCAGAGTTTAGAACAGAAACTTTTGGGGTGCAAGCAGGAGATCTAGCTTCGTATGATGGTTTAGGCGCAGATTCCTTTGCAGGAAATCGTCCAGAAAATTCTGGAAAATGGAATCGTTACAATTTGGGTCTTTATCTAGATGTAGCCTATGATGTAACCAAAGACTTTTTAATAAACGGAACCGTTCGTTATGAAGACTACAGCGATTTTGGAGATGCAACAGTATGGAAATTGAGTTCAAGATATAAGTTCCTAGATGATAAAGTAACTTTGAGAGGATCACTTTCAACTGGATTTAGAGCACCAACCTTACACCAAATTTATACTCAAAAATCACAATATTCTTTTGTTCCAGGACAAGGAATTCAAGTAAGCGGAATTATAAATAATGTCTCACCTCAAGCACGTCAATTAGATATTCCTGAATTATCTCCAGAAAAATCAACAAACATTACAGTTGGTTTAGGATCAAAACCATTCAGAAATTTCAATTTCACACTTGACTATTACAACATCAAAGTAGAAGACAGAATTGTATTAGGAGACAAACAAAATACAAAATTTGGAACTGTTGCATGGTTTTCAAACTCATTCGACTCAAGAACTTCAGGATTAGATGTCGTAATGAATTATAATAATTTAGGTATCGGATCAGGTAAATTAGGACTGGCATTATCAGGCAATGTAACATTTCAAAATAAAAGAATTTCCGGCATACGACCTGGAGATAGCTTCAGTCCAACTTTAGACGCTTTAATGTTTACCTCAAGACCAGAAACTAAATGGATTTTGGGAGCTAATTACGAAATAGGGAAATTTGGTTTTTCTCTTAACAATACTTATTTTGGAAAAACTACTTTCCATCAAGATGGTTTAAGTGATGGTTTGAATACTCAATTTATCCCTAAAATTGTTACTGATTTAGGAATTAACTTTTCAGCAACAGATAAGTTGACTATAGCATTTAATGTAAATAACATTTTTAATGTCTTGCCAGAGTGGGAATTCATTACTGCCGATGGAAAAACTTTTTCAAAAAATGATCCTAGTTTAAAAACTGCTAACAACTTAATTACTTTCAACGGTCGTTATGATACAACCACTTATGATGGATCTCATTTCAGTCAATTGGGAACCATGCTTAATCTATCATTAAACTATAAATTCTAA
- a CDS encoding class I SAM-dependent DNA methyltransferase produces the protein MANLFTGKMAAIFDAMYQTFIDYDEEYEFYNTLIQEENCKSILEIGSGTGNLAKRFQENNQDYTGLDFSQSMIAIAQERNKNSLFIHGDMRKFDLKNPVDAIIITGRSTSYLINNDDINRTFESVFKNLNPNGVLIFDFIDANRFIPFLKKNEIILHEASYEGINYIRESHWEITPMENFLLEWSAQYFKITDNEREILLDDFSTVRVFTLNEIELFLYLNNFEIIKTIDRKTYAYDTYVIMARKIIS, from the coding sequence ATGGCAAATTTATTTACTGGTAAAATGGCCGCAATATTTGATGCCATGTACCAAACGTTTATCGATTATGACGAAGAATATGAGTTCTACAATACCTTAATACAGGAAGAAAACTGTAAATCAATTCTTGAAATTGGCAGTGGAACCGGTAATTTGGCCAAACGTTTTCAAGAAAACAATCAAGATTATACAGGACTCGATTTTAGTCAAAGCATGATAGCTATTGCGCAAGAGAGAAACAAAAACAGCCTATTTATTCATGGAGATATGCGTAAATTTGACCTCAAAAACCCTGTAGATGCTATTATAATCACCGGAAGATCTACGAGTTACTTGATCAATAATGACGATATCAATAGAACTTTTGAATCGGTTTTTAAAAATTTAAACCCAAATGGTGTTTTGATTTTTGATTTTATTGATGCCAATCGTTTCATACCATTTTTAAAAAAGAATGAAATTATTCTTCATGAAGCTTCCTATGAAGGAATCAATTATATTCGAGAAAGTCACTGGGAAATAACACCAATGGAAAATTTTTTATTGGAATGGAGTGCACAATATTTTAAAATCACAGATAATGAAAGGGAAATTCTCTTAGATGATTTCTCAACTGTTCGCGTTTTTACGTTAAACGAAATAGAACTTTTTCTGTATCTTAATAATTTCGAAATCATAAAAACCATTGATAGAAAAACATACGCCTATGACACCTATGTTATTATGGCTCGAAAAATAATTTCATAA
- a CDS encoding 4Fe-4S dicluster domain-containing protein, producing the protein MAIIITDECINCGACEPECPNTAIYEGADDWRYKDGTKLVGKVILPDGTEVDSDAAQTPISDEVYYIVPGKCTECKGFHDEPQCAAVCPVDCCIPDDNHVETEETLLNRQAFLHNE; encoded by the coding sequence ATGGCAATAATAATAACTGATGAATGTATCAATTGTGGGGCATGCGAACCAGAATGCCCAAATACTGCAATATACGAAGGAGCTGATGATTGGAGATATAAAGATGGTACAAAACTTGTGGGTAAAGTTATTTTGCCTGATGGCACTGAAGTAGATTCGGATGCTGCACAAACACCAATCTCTGATGAAGTGTATTACATTGTACCCGGTAAATGTACAGAATGTAAAGGCTTTCATGATGAACCTCAATGTGCTGCTGTTTGTCCAGTAGACTGTTGTATTCCAGATGATAATCACGTTGAGACTGAAGAAACTTTATTAAACAGACAAGCATTTCTACACAACGAATAG
- a CDS encoding acyl-CoA reductase: MTLETKKSVFVELGKFLSQFNEGNCAKRENVFGNDLFFEKFIDLIQLSQSHNGWYTPEQVYFSIQSWAEALTDDNLEKWLSNYDLQNVKTKKVALILAGNIPLVGFHDFLSVLITGHEVLVKTSSNDQHLLPFLANYLTAIEPDFKNKIKFVDGKLEGFDAVIATGSNNTARYFEYYFKDKPSIIRKNRNSIAVLNGKETKEQMAALGEDIFRYFGLGCRNVSKLFVPKDYSFEPFFEAIFEYQDVIHYEKYANNYDYNKAVFLMSNFKLLDNGFLTIKEDPSYGSPITSVFYEYYENLEDLENRLENEKNQIQCIVSNHLVKNSIEFGTTQKPNLWDYADNIDTISFLSTI, translated from the coding sequence ATGACATTAGAAACAAAAAAAAGTGTTTTTGTTGAATTAGGCAAATTTTTGAGTCAATTCAATGAAGGAAATTGTGCAAAACGCGAAAATGTATTCGGTAATGATTTATTTTTTGAAAAATTCATTGATTTAATTCAACTTTCTCAATCGCATAATGGCTGGTATACTCCTGAGCAAGTTTATTTCTCCATACAATCTTGGGCCGAAGCATTAACAGATGATAATTTAGAAAAATGGCTTTCTAATTATGACTTACAAAACGTAAAAACCAAAAAAGTGGCACTTATTTTGGCAGGGAATATTCCTCTAGTTGGATTTCATGATTTTCTATCAGTTTTAATTACGGGACATGAAGTTTTAGTAAAAACATCTTCAAATGACCAACATCTTTTGCCGTTTTTGGCAAATTATCTGACAGCAATAGAACCAGATTTTAAAAATAAAATAAAATTTGTAGATGGAAAACTAGAAGGATTTGATGCTGTAATTGCCACAGGAAGCAATAATACGGCACGTTATTTTGAATATTACTTTAAAGATAAACCTTCAATTATAAGAAAAAACAGAAATTCAATTGCTGTACTAAATGGTAAAGAGACCAAAGAGCAGATGGCTGCATTGGGCGAAGATATATTCAGATATTTCGGATTAGGATGCCGCAATGTTTCCAAACTTTTTGTCCCGAAAGACTACTCTTTTGAACCTTTTTTTGAAGCTATTTTTGAATACCAAGATGTGATACATTATGAAAAATACGCCAATAATTACGATTACAACAAAGCTGTTTTCTTGATGAGTAATTTTAAATTACTAGACAATGGATTCTTGACAATAAAAGAAGATCCGAGTTATGGTTCGCCAATTACGAGTGTGTTTTACGAATATTATGAGAATTTAGAAGATTTAGAAAACCGTTTAGAAAACGAAAAAAATCAAATTCAGTGTATCGTGAGTAACCATCTTGTAAAAAACAGCATTGAATTTGGAACCACTCAAAAACCAAATTTATGGGATTATGCAGATAATATTGACACTATCTCGTTTTTGTCAACAATATAA
- the serC gene encoding 3-phosphoserine/phosphohydroxythreonine transaminase, translating to MKKHNYSAGPCILPQEVFEKSAQAILNFNDSGLSLLEISHRSKDFVAVMEEARELVLELLDLKGKGYQTIFLGGGASLEFLMVPYNLMKENGKAAYLDTGTWASAAIKEAKIFGDTTIVASSKEQNYNHIPKGYTIPADAEYFHCTSNNTIFGTQMKEFPSTNIPVVCDMSSDIFSRKLDFSKFDIIYAGAQKNMGPAGTTLVVIKEEILGKTGRTIPSMLDYAKHIKADSMYNTPPVFPVYASLLTLQWLKKLGGIEAIEKINDAKATLLYTEIDRNPLFRGTAAVEDRSNMNATFLLNDESHAAKFDEMWKAAGISGLPGHRSVGGYRASMYNALPLESVQVLVDVMKELESKI from the coding sequence ATGAAAAAACACAACTACAGCGCAGGACCTTGCATTTTACCACAAGAAGTTTTCGAAAAATCAGCTCAAGCCATTCTAAATTTTAACGATTCTGGCTTATCACTTTTAGAAATTTCCCATCGTAGTAAAGATTTTGTAGCCGTTATGGAAGAAGCTAGAGAACTTGTTTTAGAACTTTTGGATCTAAAAGGAAAAGGATATCAAACTATATTCCTAGGAGGAGGTGCCAGTCTAGAATTCTTAATGGTTCCATATAATTTAATGAAAGAAAATGGAAAAGCTGCCTATTTAGACACTGGAACTTGGGCATCTGCTGCCATAAAAGAAGCCAAAATCTTTGGAGACACTACTATTGTTGCCTCTTCAAAAGAACAAAATTACAACCATATCCCAAAAGGATACACTATACCCGCTGACGCAGAATATTTCCACTGCACTAGTAACAATACCATTTTTGGAACTCAAATGAAAGAATTTCCTTCAACAAACATACCTGTTGTATGTGATATGAGTTCTGATATTTTTTCTAGAAAATTAGATTTTTCAAAATTTGATATTATTTATGCTGGAGCACAAAAAAATATGGGACCTGCAGGTACCACTTTGGTAGTTATCAAAGAAGAAATTCTAGGTAAAACAGGACGTACTATTCCGAGTATGTTGGATTATGCCAAACACATCAAAGCTGACAGCATGTACAATACTCCTCCGGTTTTTCCAGTTTACGCCTCTTTATTAACCTTACAATGGTTGAAAAAGCTAGGAGGAATTGAGGCTATCGAAAAAATAAATGATGCAAAAGCAACTTTGCTTTATACAGAAATAGACAGAAACCCATTGTTTAGAGGAACTGCAGCGGTTGAGGATCGTTCTAATATGAATGCAACCTTTTTATTGAACGATGAATCACATGCAGCTAAATTTGATGAAATGTGGAAAGCAGCAGGAATCTCTGGTTTACCAGGACATCGCTCTGTTGGAGGCTATAGAGCTTCGATGTACAATGCACTTCCATTAGAAAGTGTACAGGTACTTGTCGACGTAATGAAAGAACTAGAAAGTAAAATATAA
- a CDS encoding D-2-hydroxyacid dehydrogenase: protein MKILANDGISKSGITSLEKAGFEVITTKVAQEQVANFVNKNNISVLLVRSATKVRKDIIDACPNLKIIGRGGVGMDNIDVDYAKSQGIHVINTPASSSESVAELVIAHLFTGVRFLHDSNRNMPLEGDTNFDGLKKAYANGIELRGKTLGIIGMGRIGKATAKIAIGLGMKVIYSDTHIPKKDLKISFFNGQSITLSLASEPLENVFADSDFISLHVPAQDGYVIGEKEIKMMKDGVGIVNCARGGAIDEVALVKALDENKVLFAGLDVYENEPNPEITILMNPKISLTPHIGAATEEAQDRIGNELAQQIISFFNKSLVH from the coding sequence ATGAAAATATTAGCAAACGACGGCATTTCAAAAAGTGGTATTACTTCTTTAGAAAAAGCCGGTTTTGAAGTTATTACAACAAAAGTAGCACAAGAGCAAGTAGCAAATTTTGTAAACAAAAATAACATAAGTGTTCTATTAGTCCGAAGTGCCACAAAAGTTCGCAAAGACATTATAGATGCCTGCCCCAATCTTAAAATAATTGGTCGTGGCGGTGTCGGGATGGACAATATTGATGTTGACTATGCCAAAAGTCAAGGAATTCATGTTATAAATACTCCAGCCTCATCATCAGAATCCGTTGCTGAATTAGTCATTGCCCATTTATTTACAGGAGTACGGTTCTTACACGATTCCAATAGAAATATGCCACTTGAAGGTGATACCAATTTCGACGGTTTGAAAAAAGCGTATGCAAATGGTATCGAATTAAGAGGGAAAACACTCGGAATTATCGGTATGGGGCGCATTGGTAAAGCAACTGCAAAAATAGCCATTGGTCTTGGAATGAAAGTAATTTATAGTGATACTCATATTCCTAAAAAAGATCTCAAAATTTCATTTTTTAACGGTCAATCTATAACACTATCTCTTGCTTCTGAACCTCTAGAAAATGTATTCGCAGACTCAGACTTCATATCCTTACATGTACCCGCACAAGATGGCTACGTCATAGGTGAAAAAGAGATAAAAATGATGAAAGATGGAGTTGGAATTGTCAACTGTGCAAGAGGTGGTGCAATTGATGAAGTGGCATTAGTAAAAGCACTAGATGAAAACAAAGTTCTATTTGCAGGATTGGATGTTTATGAAAATGAACCTAATCCGGAAATTACCATTTTAATGAATCCTAAGATATCTTTAACTCCTCATATAGGTGCTGCTACAGAAGAAGCACAAGACAGAATAGGTAATGAACTGGCGCAACAAATCATTAGCTTTTTCAATAAGTCACTAGTGCACTGA
- a CDS encoding DUF937 domain-containing protein: MFEQLTQLVQQYGQEVVVNNNAVPNEHNEGVMNEAGNSIFSSLQKMASEGGIEQLAGLLQGNNAQNPENPAVQQITQQLTSSLGEKFGLSSNVSQEVAGSMIPQILGGLVNKVNDPKDSFQITDLIGAITGSGTETSGIMDTISKYGTQFGLDQNADGKLDLNDAIAVTKSSGGIGGFLGKLFGK; the protein is encoded by the coding sequence ATGTTTGAACAATTGACACAATTAGTACAGCAGTATGGACAAGAAGTAGTTGTAAATAACAATGCAGTCCCAAATGAACATAACGAAGGAGTTATGAATGAAGCAGGAAATTCAATTTTTTCGAGCTTACAAAAAATGGCTTCCGAAGGAGGTATAGAACAACTAGCAGGATTATTACAAGGAAACAACGCCCAAAATCCAGAAAACCCAGCTGTTCAACAAATTACTCAACAACTTACAAGTAGCTTGGGAGAAAAATTTGGTTTAAGCAGTAATGTGTCCCAAGAAGTAGCAGGAAGTATGATTCCGCAAATTCTTGGTGGATTGGTAAACAAAGTAAATGATCCAAAAGACAGCTTTCAAATAACCGATTTAATTGGAGCAATTACTGGAAGTGGTACAGAAACCTCTGGAATTATGGATACTATTTCAAAATATGGAACACAATTTGGTTTAGACCAAAATGCCGATGGAAAACTAGACCTGAATGACGCTATTGCAGTAACAAAAAGCAGTGGTGGCATTGGTGGATTTCTAGGGAAACTTTTTGGAAAATAA
- a CDS encoding DUF6146 family protein, which translates to MKNIIYIVIILLTIIGCNTSKPKFSNDEKQKTGSNDTIKIANEELNYEIIIIEPGFDFWLHSTAYPRGYHSQAYLENKNNIFVMEWNNRVRQPQLYPPNLYEMIIDYSPNINYGYEVNYLLYNYMIYFQNKYNQKLNGYVPLR; encoded by the coding sequence ATGAAAAATATAATTTACATAGTAATCATTCTTTTGACAATTATTGGATGTAACACTTCCAAACCAAAATTTTCAAATGATGAAAAACAAAAAACAGGAAGCAATGACACCATAAAAATTGCCAATGAAGAATTGAATTATGAAATAATTATCATAGAACCTGGTTTTGATTTTTGGCTACATTCAACAGCATATCCACGAGGATATCATTCCCAAGCTTATTTAGAAAACAAAAATAATATATTTGTTATGGAATGGAATAATCGAGTTAGACAACCCCAACTCTACCCTCCTAATTTATATGAAATGATAATAGATTATTCCCCTAATATTAATTATGGATATGAAGTTAACTATCTGCTTTATAATTACATGATATATTTTCAAAACAAATACAATCAAAAATTAAATGGATATGTCCCCCTACGATAA
- a CDS encoding DUF6787 family protein, translating into MKRLKQRWGLTSNWQLAIIFVVFAITGSASAYLSRPFCIWLGIGKEELGHWYTPIRLLLIFPIYQVLLVSIGFLFGQFKFFWGFEKKMLKSMGFGFLFNDK; encoded by the coding sequence ATGAAGCGATTAAAACAACGTTGGGGATTAACATCCAATTGGCAATTAGCCATAATATTTGTTGTTTTTGCCATTACAGGATCGGCTTCCGCATATTTGTCTCGACCATTTTGTATTTGGTTGGGAATTGGAAAAGAGGAACTAGGCCATTGGTATACTCCCATTCGATTATTGTTGATTTTTCCTATTTATCAAGTTTTATTGGTTTCTATAGGTTTCCTTTTTGGCCAATTTAAATTCTTTTGGGGATTCGAAAAAAAAATGCTAAAAAGTATGGGATTTGGTTTTCTTTTCAATGATAAATAA
- the bcp gene encoding thioredoxin-dependent thiol peroxidase, producing MTTLKKGDKAPKFSGTDQDGKTHELADYTGKKLVVFFYPKASTPGCTAEACDLRDNFERFQANNYELLGVSADSAKAQAKFKDKYEFPFPLLADEDKTVINAFGVWGPKKFMGKEYDGIHRTTFVIDENGIITDVITDVKTKVHANQILK from the coding sequence ATGACCACATTAAAAAAAGGAGATAAAGCACCAAAATTTTCAGGTACAGATCAAGACGGAAAAACGCATGAACTTGCTGATTATACTGGCAAAAAATTAGTTGTTTTCTTTTACCCAAAAGCTTCAACACCCGGTTGTACAGCAGAGGCTTGTGATTTAAGAGATAATTTTGAGCGTTTTCAAGCCAATAATTACGAATTGCTCGGCGTAAGTGCAGACAGCGCCAAAGCGCAAGCTAAGTTCAAGGATAAATATGAATTTCCTTTTCCTTTATTAGCCGATGAAGATAAAACGGTTATCAATGCATTTGGGGTTTGGGGACCTAAAAAATTTATGGGAAAAGAATATGATGGAATTCACAGAACCACATTTGTTATTGACGAAAACGGAATTATAACCGATGTGATTACAGATGTAAAAACCAAAGTGCACGCAAATCAGATATTGAAATAA
- a CDS encoding TonB-dependent receptor has protein sequence MEAKKIKLKGDKVIEQIPSLKDKALRINLNENIYGTFAEIGAGQETVRHFFRSGGSSGTIAKAMSAYDKDFSDAVYGIEEDGRYVTESRLKKMLTFEGELIEERLSRTKHPNKLFFSYANTVATIDFAKQFKGHGWVGIRYQLDPSEAYNEIIIHIRFKETDSRLQQETLGILGVNLIYGAFYKYNDPKKLLRYLYDHLDKDQLEIDTINFSGPRFADVDNRLMSLQLVKNGMTDAVMFNPQGKNILPASILYKKNILAFRGSFRPVTKVNMDMYKQSLKMFLEENKVEKENTLVIFEITLSNLRSDGEIDERDFMDRAELLCSLGQTVMISNFQEYYKVVEYFSNYTKARMGLAMGVNNLVDIFDEKYYRHLSGGILEAFGKLFYRDMKVFLYPMLGEEGEIITSENLKVHPRMKELYKFFKFNGKVVDIEDYNPEILEVFSREVLKMISAGKPGWESMLPDGVPEIIKEKRLFGYQPNSIIEAK, from the coding sequence ATGGAAGCCAAAAAGATAAAACTAAAAGGGGACAAAGTTATTGAGCAAATTCCTTCTTTAAAGGATAAAGCACTTCGTATTAATTTGAATGAAAATATATACGGTACTTTTGCTGAAATTGGAGCTGGTCAAGAAACAGTGAGACATTTTTTTAGATCAGGAGGTTCTTCTGGAACCATCGCAAAAGCAATGTCTGCCTATGATAAAGATTTTAGTGATGCTGTTTATGGTATAGAAGAAGACGGTCGTTATGTAACAGAAAGCAGACTTAAAAAGATGCTAACTTTTGAAGGAGAATTAATAGAAGAACGACTTAGCAGAACTAAACATCCTAATAAATTATTTTTTAGTTATGCCAATACTGTTGCAACTATCGATTTTGCTAAACAATTCAAAGGTCACGGATGGGTTGGCATTCGATACCAACTAGACCCAAGTGAAGCTTATAACGAAATCATCATCCATATTCGTTTCAAAGAAACGGATTCACGATTGCAACAAGAAACTTTAGGTATTTTGGGAGTGAATCTGATATATGGTGCATTCTACAAATACAATGATCCCAAGAAATTACTTCGATACCTTTACGATCATTTAGATAAAGATCAACTTGAAATAGATACTATCAATTTTTCAGGTCCTCGTTTTGCAGATGTAGACAATAGATTAATGAGTCTGCAATTGGTCAAAAACGGAATGACTGATGCGGTAATGTTCAATCCACAGGGTAAAAATATCTTACCGGCATCTATTCTTTATAAAAAAAACATACTTGCGTTTAGAGGTAGTTTTCGTCCTGTTACCAAAGTGAATATGGACATGTACAAACAATCTCTTAAGATGTTTTTGGAAGAGAATAAAGTAGAAAAAGAAAATACTTTGGTCATTTTTGAAATTACATTATCGAATCTTCGTTCCGACGGAGAAATCGATGAAAGAGATTTTATGGATCGTGCCGAATTACTTTGTTCTCTTGGGCAAACCGTAATGATTTCTAATTTTCAAGAATATTACAAAGTTGTTGAATATTTCTCGAATTATACTAAAGCCAGAATGGGGCTTGCCATGGGGGTTAATAATTTAGTGGATATATTCGACGAAAAATATTACCGCCATTTAAGTGGAGGAATTTTGGAGGCTTTTGGTAAATTATTTTATCGTGATATGAAAGTATTTTTATATCCAATGTTGGGGGAAGAAGGAGAAATCATTACTTCCGAAAATTTAAAAGTGCATCCTAGAATGAAAGAACTTTACAAATTCTTTAAATTCAATGGAAAAGTTGTGGATATTGAAGATTACAATCCTGAAATATTAGAGGTGTTCTCACGTGAAGTATTAAAAATGATTAGTGCTGGTAAACCAGGTTGGGAATCGATGTTACCTGATGGGGTACCTGAAATCATTAAAGAAAAACGCCTTTTTGGATATCAACCTAATTCAATTATAGAAGCTAAATAA